The Amyelois transitella isolate CPQ chromosome Z, ilAmyTran1.1, whole genome shotgun sequence genome contains a region encoding:
- the LOC132903987 gene encoding uncharacterized protein LOC132903987, which produces MAKTLGNNTGEILISALKKLMKNTGWTARTIIKFIKLEYRITDPKISKKISRALKRGVKLGLLQVKCGRYRLNNMSGLARQVSMRQLRMRRRDCRERHRAKLTPLRIRSRTPSMIY; this is translated from the exons ATGGCCAAAACTCTGGGCAACAACACGGGGGAGATCTTAATATCAGCCCTGAAGAAGCTGATGAAGAACACTGGCTGGACTGCGAGGACCATCATCAAGTTCATCAAGCTTGAATATCGTATCACAGACCCGAAGATTAGCAAGAAGATATCCAG GGCGTTGAAAAGGGGCGTCAAACTGGGCCTTCTGCAGGTGAAGTGCGGTCGTTACCGGCTCAACAATATGTCGGGCTTGGCGCGACAAGTTAGCATGCGACAGCTGCGTATGCGCCGACGCGACTGTCGCGAGCGACATCGGGCGAAGCTGACGCCTCTGCGCATCAGGAGTCGTACGCCGTCGATGATTTACTGA